One segment of Rosa chinensis cultivar Old Blush chromosome 6, RchiOBHm-V2, whole genome shotgun sequence DNA contains the following:
- the LOC112172849 gene encoding coiled-coil-helix-coiled-coil-helix domain-containing protein 10, mitochondrial isoform X2, whose translation MARRSSGGRSARPAPRRAPAPAPVRQASAPAPAQSGSGGGIGSVIAEGMAFGGGSAIAHRAVDGLFGPRTIQHETVVSAAPTPTSKSMGGSDACSVHSKAFQDACCKAPSGIVYLKVK comes from the exons ATGGCTCGCCGCAGCTCAGGAG GTCGATCTGCTCGTCCAGCTCCTCGTCGTGCACCAGCCCCTGCACCAG TTCGCCAGGCTTCTGCTCCAGCTCCTGCTCAGAGTGGAAGCGGTGGGGGTATTGGATCAGTCATTGCTGAGG GAATGGCTTTCGGCGGTGGAAGCGCCATTGCACACAGAGCTGTGGATGGTTTGTTTGGTCCTCGCACTATTCAACATGAAACTGTAGTCTCTGCTGCTCCAACACCTACTTCTAAGAGTATGGGTGGCTCTGATGCTTGCAGTGTTCACTCCAAGGCATTCCAAGAT GCATGCTGCAAAGCACCATCTGGGATAGTATATCTTAAAGTAAAATGA
- the LOC112172849 gene encoding coiled-coil-helix-coiled-coil-helix domain-containing protein 10, mitochondrial isoform X1, whose product MARRSSGGRSARPAPRRAPAPAPVRQASAPAPAQSGSGGGIGSVIAEGMAFGGGSAIAHRAVDGLFGPRTIQHETVVSAAPTPTSKSMGGSDACSVHSKAFQDCVNNFGSDISKCQFYMDMLSECKNNSGMLSA is encoded by the exons ATGGCTCGCCGCAGCTCAGGAG GTCGATCTGCTCGTCCAGCTCCTCGTCGTGCACCAGCCCCTGCACCAG TTCGCCAGGCTTCTGCTCCAGCTCCTGCTCAGAGTGGAAGCGGTGGGGGTATTGGATCAGTCATTGCTGAGG GAATGGCTTTCGGCGGTGGAAGCGCCATTGCACACAGAGCTGTGGATGGTTTGTTTGGTCCTCGCACTATTCAACATGAAACTGTAGTCTCTGCTGCTCCAACACCTACTTCTAAGAGTATGGGTGGCTCTGATGCTTGCAGTGTTCACTCCAAGGCATTCCAAGAT TGTGTCAACAACTTTGGAAGTGATATCAGCAAGTGCCAGTTCTACATGGATATGCTCTCTGAGTGCAAGAACAACTCTGGCATGCTGAGTGCCTAA